Proteins from a single region of Sebastes umbrosus isolate fSebUmb1 chromosome 8, fSebUmb1.pri, whole genome shotgun sequence:
- the si:dkey-190g11.3 gene encoding adenine nucleotide translocase lysine N-methyltransferase isoform X1, protein MCQSCLLHMCVSHSKFAMEDPIEVTVQDYGRVRPTSRPHPILSACLGALLTGLYGVWSLFALPGFRKIPLNLKVPYLPSSKGQTLNIMQLLEGRTGRLADLGSGDGRLVFAASSAGFQCTGFEINSILVAYSRSKARWTGVPSSQATFVKKDFWKTDLSRYNNVTAFLAPGVMEVLGEKLLKELPDDARVIASRFPFSNWPQQSSVGSGLDQIFAYDISTVRSHLRKAPKTAVN, encoded by the exons ATGTGTCAAAGCTGTCTGTTACATATGTGTGTATCTCACTCCAAA TTTGCAATGGAGGACCCCATTGAGGTGACTGTGCAGGACTATGGCCGGGTGCGTCCCACCAGCAGACCCCATCCCATCCTCTCGGCCTGTCTTGGCGCTCTGCTCACAGGCCTGTATGGAGTATGGAGCCTGTTTGCTCTGCCTGGATTTCGTAAAATCCCCTTGAACCTCAAG GTTCCTTATCTGCCCTCCAGTAAAGGTCAGACACTGAACATTATGCAGCTGCTTGAGGGACGAACAGGTCGCTTAGCAGATCTGGGATCAGGAGATGGAAGACTG GTGTTTGCGGCCTCTTCTGCTGGTTTCCAGTGCACAGGCTTTGAGATAAACTCCATCTTAGTGGCCTACTCCAGGAGTAAAGCCCGCTGGACGGGAGTGCCCTCCAGCCAGGCAACCTTTGTTAAAAAAGACTTCTGGAAG ACTGATTTATCTAGGTACAACAACGTGACAGCTTTCCTCGCTCCAGGAGTG ATGGAGGTGCTGGGCGAGAAGCTGCTGAAAGAGCTTCCTGATGATGCGCGTGTCATCGCCAGTCGTTTCCCATTCTCCAACTGGCCACAACAGTCGTCTGTCGGCTCCGGTCTCGACCAGATTTTTGCTTATGACATCAGCACTGTGCGCTCACACCTGAGAAAAGCACCGAAAACAGCGGTGAACTAA
- the si:dkey-190g11.3 gene encoding adenine nucleotide translocase lysine N-methyltransferase isoform X2 yields MEDPIEVTVQDYGRVRPTSRPHPILSACLGALLTGLYGVWSLFALPGFRKIPLNLKVPYLPSSKGQTLNIMQLLEGRTGRLADLGSGDGRLVFAASSAGFQCTGFEINSILVAYSRSKARWTGVPSSQATFVKKDFWKTDLSRYNNVTAFLAPGVMEVLGEKLLKELPDDARVIASRFPFSNWPQQSSVGSGLDQIFAYDISTVRSHLRKAPKTAVN; encoded by the exons ATGGAGGACCCCATTGAGGTGACTGTGCAGGACTATGGCCGGGTGCGTCCCACCAGCAGACCCCATCCCATCCTCTCGGCCTGTCTTGGCGCTCTGCTCACAGGCCTGTATGGAGTATGGAGCCTGTTTGCTCTGCCTGGATTTCGTAAAATCCCCTTGAACCTCAAG GTTCCTTATCTGCCCTCCAGTAAAGGTCAGACACTGAACATTATGCAGCTGCTTGAGGGACGAACAGGTCGCTTAGCAGATCTGGGATCAGGAGATGGAAGACTG GTGTTTGCGGCCTCTTCTGCTGGTTTCCAGTGCACAGGCTTTGAGATAAACTCCATCTTAGTGGCCTACTCCAGGAGTAAAGCCCGCTGGACGGGAGTGCCCTCCAGCCAGGCAACCTTTGTTAAAAAAGACTTCTGGAAG ACTGATTTATCTAGGTACAACAACGTGACAGCTTTCCTCGCTCCAGGAGTG ATGGAGGTGCTGGGCGAGAAGCTGCTGAAAGAGCTTCCTGATGATGCGCGTGTCATCGCCAGTCGTTTCCCATTCTCCAACTGGCCACAACAGTCGTCTGTCGGCTCCGGTCTCGACCAGATTTTTGCTTATGACATCAGCACTGTGCGCTCACACCTGAGAAAAGCACCGAAAACAGCGGTGAACTAA
- the plk2b gene encoding serine/threonine-protein kinase PLK2b, whose amino-acid sequence MEVQRNTGPQQQTNSSSMCEPTQRSSEPRRKRADERSAPSEMARIITDPATGKCYCRGKVLGKGGFAKCYEMTDLSTSKVYAAKIIPHARVSKPHQREKIDREIELHRALHHKHIVHFYHHFEDKENIYILLEYCSRKSLAHILKARKVLTEPEVRYYLRQIVSGLKYLHEQEILHRDLKLGNFFVSESMELKVGDFGLAAKLEPAGNRRKTICGTPNYLSPEVLNKQGHGCESDIWALGCVMYTMLLGRPPFETTNLKETYRCIREARYSLPSSLSPQAKQLITTLLAKIPEDRPDLDHILRHDFFTQGFSPERLPASCCHSAPDFHVSSPAKSFFKKAAAALFGGKRDKVKYYETLNKLTKEEEEIYKLQHDLERTVISQQQSKKISENGSLLPPSAESPVGQATESPTTRDTIRLIVRGSLGSCSSSSECLEDSTTGSVAETVASVLRGCLENMPKADDIPQGSNSCSLQWVTKWVDYSNKYGFGYQLSDHTVGVLFNNGTHMSLLPDRKTIHYYAELGQRSIFPTCEVPEHFVSQVTVLKYFSHYMEENLMDGGDLGSMTDAHMPRLYLLQWLKSDRALMMLFNDGTFQINFYHDHTKIILCCQRDEYMLTYINEDRVSKTFKLSSLLTSGCPTDLRERMVYSLNMLLQRCS is encoded by the exons ATGGAAGTACAGAGGAATACCGGGCCCCAACAACAgactaacagcagcagcatgtgtgAGCCGACGCAGAGGTCGAGCGAGCCCCGCAGGAAGAGAGCTGATGAGCGCAGTGCGCCCTCGGAAATGGCCCGGATCATCACCGACCCGGCCACCGGGAAGTGCTACTGCCGGGGCAAAGTTTTGGGAAAG GGAGGGTTTGCTAAATGCTACGAGATGACCGACCTCTCCACCAGCAAAGTTTACGCAGCCAAAATCATCCCTCATGCGCGCGTCTCCAAACCTCACCAGCGCGAGAAG ATTGACAGAGAAATTGAGCTGCACCGGGCTCTGCACCACAAACACATTGTGCACTTTTATCACCATTTTGAGGACAAGGAGAACATCTACATCCTGTTGGAATACTGCAGCAGAAAA TCGTTAGCTCACATCCTGAAAGCTCGCAAAGTGCTCACTGAGCCAGAGGTGCGTTATTATCTGAGACAGATTGTATCTGGACTGAAGTACCTGCATGAACAGGAGATCCTTCACAGAGACCTGAAACTTG GTAACTTCTTTGTGAGCGAGTCGATGGAGCTGAAGGTCGGGGACTTTGGTCTGGCTGCCAAGTTGGAGCCGGCGGGAAACAGGAGGAAGACGATATGCGGGACTCCCAACTACCTGTCCCCCGAGGTGCTCAACAAGCAGGGCCACGGCTGTGAATCAGACATCTGGGCCCTGGGATGTGTAAT GTACACCATGCTGTTGGGCAGGCCACCATTTGAAACCACCAACCTGAAGGAGACGTACAGGTGTATCAGAGAGGCGCGTTACTCCCTGCCCTCCTCCCTGTCGCCACAGGCTAAGCAGCTAATCACCACCCTGCTCGCCAAGATCCCCGAGGACCGACCTGACCTGGACCATATTCTGAGGCACGATTTCTTCACACAG GGCTTCAGTCCAGAGCGTCTGCCGGCTAGCTGCTGCCATTCGGCGCCAGATTTCCACGTCTCCAGTCCGGCCAAGAGCTTCTTCAAGAAAGCTGCCGCTGCGCTCTTTGGTGGGAAGAGAGACAAGGTCAAATACTACGAGACTCTGA ACAAGTTAaccaaagaggaagaggagatttACAAACTGCAGCACGATCTGGAGAGAACTGTCATCAGCCAACAACAGAGCAAAAAGATTTCTGAG AATGGAAGTCTACTTCCGCCATCTGCCGAGAGCCCCGTTGGCCAGGCAACGGAGAGCCCGACGACGCGAGATACCATCCGTCTGATCGTCAGAGGTAGTCtggggagctgcagcagcagcagtgaat GTCTGGAAGACAGCACGACGGGGAGCGTGGCTGAGACCGTTGCAAGTGTGTTGAGGGGATGTCTGGAGAATATGCCTAAAG CAGACGACATTCCTCAAGGCTCAAACAGCTGCAGTCTCCAATGGGTGACTAAATGGGTGGACTACTCCAACAAGTACGGCTTTGGCTACCAACTGTCGGATCACACCGTGGGAGTTCTCTTCAACAACGGCACTCACATGAGCCTCCTGCCAGACAGAAA GACCATCCATTACTATGCAGAGTTGGGCCAGCGCTCTATCTTCCCCACATGCGAGGTTCCTGAACACTTTGTGAGCCAGGTGACTGTGCTCAAGTACTTTTCCCACTACATGGAGGAGAACCTCATGGAC GGCGGGGACCTGGGTAGTATGACCGACGCACACATGCCCAGACTCTACCTGCTGCAGTGGCTCAAGTCCGACCGCGCCCTCATGATGCTCTTTAACGACGGCACTTtccag ATTAACTTTTACCACGACCACACCAAGATCATCCTGTGTTGCCAGAGGGACGAGTACATGCTGACGTACATCAACGAGGACCGCGTCTCCAAAACCTTCAAACTTAGCTCCCTGCTGACGTCCGGATGCCCCACCGACCTGCGCGAACGCATGGTGTACTCCCTCAACATGCTTCTGCAGAGATGCAGCTAA